A genome region from Triticum aestivum cultivar Chinese Spring chromosome 2B, IWGSC CS RefSeq v2.1, whole genome shotgun sequence includes the following:
- the LOC123040652 gene encoding aspartyl protease family protein 2: MQPETLVMSSVYACMLCFFLAVLNPVNLALGAAGSGSAAGFSLPLVPHYRTAAGVLEELLPEGDAEGGVNITSIRPKMIPYSGPLYSVRVGVGSGATQHFYKLALDLARPLTWMQCQPCVPEKRQDGSVFNTAVSPHYHYVASTDPRCTAPYGRAGHGRCIFDVEFQYGGSSAHGILGRDDFVFDGSGPGSPISSVGGLVFGCAHSTHGFDNRDVWAGVMSLNRHPTSFIRQLSDRGLAGSRFSYCLVGKEHEHLHRRGFLRFGADIPDQSHARSAALLHWDLAKGRGMYYVNLVGVSLGGRRLTAITPAMFKFDPHSLRGGCTLDVGTVYTLMAPPAYHVLAAEVVKHMQRHGVHHAILPPAQKLCFHGTWDSIRAHFPSVTLHFYPEAPHASLFIKPELLFVETMHQHTHYACFAIAAYAERTVIGAGQMLDTRFTFDLQHNRLFFAPEDCHLDTVQLTS, encoded by the coding sequence ATGCAACCAGAGACATTAGTCATGTCCAGTGTATACGCTTGCATGTTGTGCTTCTTCCTTGCCGTGCTAAATCCGGTGAACCTCGCCCTCGGCGCTGCCGGAAGCGGCAGTGCGGCCGGATTCAGCCTGCCCCTCGTGCCCCACTACCGCACTGCAGCCGGCGTACTCGAGGAGCTCCTGCCGGAAGGTGATGCCGAGGGCGGCGTGAACATCACGTCCATACGCCCCAAGATGATCCCATATTCGGGGCCCCTCTACAGCGTCCGTGTGGGCGTCGGCAGCGGCGCAACCCAGCACTTCTACAAGCTCGCGCTGGACCTCGCTCGCCCACTAACGTGGATGCAGTGCCAGCCCTGCGTACCGGAGAAGAGGCAGGACGGCTCCGTCTTCAACACCGCCGTCTCCCCTCATTACCACTACGTTGCGTCCACAGATCCTCGCTGCACGGCTCCGTACGGGCGCGCCGGCCACGGCCGGTGCATCTTCGACGTCGAGTTCCAGTACGGTGGCTCAAGCGCGCATGGCATCCTTGGCCGCGACGACTTCGTCTTTGACGGAAGCGGCCCCGGCAGCCCCATCAGTAGCGTCGGCGGCCTTGTCTTCGGCTGCGCACACAGCACGCACGGGTTCGATAACCGCGACGTCTGGGCCGGCGTCATGAGCCTCAACAGGCACCCGACCTCCTTCATCCGACAGCTCTCGGACCGCGGCCTCGCCGGCTCGCGCTTCTCCTATTGCCTCGTCGGCAAGGAGCACGAGCACCTCCACCGGCGTGGCTTCCTCAGGTTCGGGGCAGACATCCCGGACCAGTCGCACGCACGGAGCGCGGCGCTGCTGCACTGGGACCTCGCCAAGGGAAGAGGCATGTACTACGTCAACCTCGTTGGCGTCAGCCTGGGTGGGCGAAGGCTCACGGCGATAACGCCGGCGATGTTCAAGTTCGACCCGCACAGCCTCCGCGGTGGGTGCACCCTCGACGTCGGGACGGTGTACACCTTGATGGCCCCGCCCGCATACCATGTCCTGGCGGCCGAGGTCGTGAAGCACATGCAGCGCCATGGGGTGCACCACGCGATATTGCCCCCAGCGCAGAAGCTCTGCTTCCATGGGACGTGGGACAGTATCCGCGCGCACTTCCCGAGCGTGACGCTCCACTTCTACCCGGAAGCTCCACATGCATCGCTCTTTATCAAGCCGGAGCTGCTGTTTGTGGAGACGATGCATCAGCATACCCACTACGCGTGTTTCGCCATAGCGGCATACGCAGAGAGGACGGTGATAGGGGCGGGGCAGATGTTGGACACGCGCTTCACGTTTGACCTCCAACACAACCGCCTCTTCTTTGCTCCGGAGGATTGCCATCTAGACACTGTGCAGTTAACTAGCTAG
- the LOC123043714 gene encoding uncharacterized protein: MSLVAACAAGARASLLFPSPSSCSRPCPALAHHSRAYRSLVSPAASRGGRRSTRLRVRAARLESTGVSVGFRAPQFELPEPLTGKIWTLDDFEGSPALLVMFICNHCPFVKHLKKDIAKLTSFYMEKGLASVAISSNSIVTHPQDGPEYMAEEAKLFKYPFPYLYDESQEVAKGFRAVCTPEFYLFKKDGRRPFELFYHGQFDDSRPSNNVPVTGRDLSRAIDCALSGQELPFDQKPSVGCSIKWHK, from the exons ATGTCCCTGGTCGCCGCGTGCGCCGCCGGAGCGCGCGCCTCCCTGCTTTTCCCCTCCCCGTCGTCCTGTTCCCGCCCATGCCCGGCTCTCGCCCACCACAGCCGCGCGTATAGGTCCCTTGTCTCGCCGGCGGCGAGCAGGGGAGGCCGCCGCAGTACGCGTCTCCGGGTGCGCGCAGCCAGGCTGGAGTCCACCGGCGTCTCCGTGGGCTTCCGCGCACCCCAATTCGAG CTCCCGGAGCCCCTGACGGGGAAAATCTGGACACTGGATGACTTCGAGGGCAGCCCTGCTTTGCTG GTTATGTTCATATGCAATCACTGTCCATTTGTAAAACATCTGAAGAAAGATATTGCAAAGCTCACTTCATTCTATATGGAG AAAGGACTTGCTTCTGTCGCCATATCCTCAAATTCAATTGTGACACATCCCCAG GATGGCCCCGAGTACATGGCGGAGGAGGCAAAATTGTTTAAATACCCTTTTCCTTATTTGTATGATGAG TCTCAAGAAGTTGCTAAGGGTTTTCGAGCAGTCTGCACACCAGAGTTCTACTTGTTCAAAAAG GATGGGCGAAGGCCATTTGAACTTTTTTACCATGGGCAATTTGATGATTCAAGACCCAGTAACAATGTGCCAGTCACCGGAAG AGATTTAAGCCGTGCAATCGACTGTGCACTTAGTGGCCAAGAATTGCCTTTCGACCAAAAACCAAG TGTCGGGTGCAGCATCAAGTGGCACAAGTGA